GAAATGTCCTCTGTGAGAATGAATGTATCAAGGCAACCCCAAAGAGAAAAAGCGCTGGCGATGGGTCTAGAAAGCGGCTGAAAGTAAGCAGAGCTGGTGTTCCGTTTTCATTGTCCTACAGCCTTTACCTTGCCCTCAGCATTCCctggctgtgcttagtcactcagtcgtgtccgactctttgcgaccccatggactgtaacctgccagactcctctgtccatggcattctccaggcaagaatacgggagtgggttgccatacccttctccaggggatcctcccgacccagggatcgaacccaggtcttccgcattgccggcagattctttaccgtctgagccaccagggaagccctagcaatTCCAAAATGCTCAAAGATTACTTGTGAAGGGCTAAAATGATGCCAAAAGGACCCCGGAGTGCTGGGTATTTCACCCTAGTTTTAAAAAGAAGCCTAAGCCTAAAGTGTCGGGCCTACCTGGGTCTCAAGAGCGCTTCCCAAAGGGCTCTTGTCCCCAGCATCTTGAGTCACCGGGGGCTCGGGGAGGTCGGAGGCGGGCCGGGGGCGTGGCGCGGCGGGGACTCCGCCCCGAGGCGGGGCGCGGGCGGGGCGAGGCGGGCTCCCTCGGGGTCCCCGCGGGCGGGCACTCGGGTGGCCGCGGCGCGATGGAGGCGCCGGCCGAGCTGCTGGCCGCACTGCCCGCGCTGGCCACTGCGCTGGCCCTGCTGCTCGCCTGGCTGCTGGTGAGGCGCGGGGCGGCCGCGAGCCCGGACCCCCCGGAGCCCGCGCCCCCAGAGCCCACGCCTCCGGCTGAGGCCAGCGTGAAGCCCGCGCCGCCCGGACCCTGTGCCGCGGAGCCGGCGGCCGCGCCCGAGGGGCCGCTGGAGCCCGCGCCGCCGGACGAGCCCGAGGCGGCGCCGGCGGAGGCGGAGGAGCAGGCCGCCGAGGAGAGGCAGGTACGGACCCGCCCTCCCGGGCGCCCCTTCCCACCCCGGGGCCCGGTTCCCCCCGCGATTCGGCGCCCCCTGGCGCCCCCGGCCGAGCCGAGAACCGGGCCCCCAGCCTCGGGCTTGGTTGCCCCAAGAAGGGCAGAGCCCTCGATCGGCAGGAAGGGAAGGTCCCGGCGTGCAGACTCTCAGCTCTCCCTCGAAGTGTGGCAGAGCCTCGGAGTTGTGGGTTGTCGCCAGGCTGGCTTTCCTCTGCTTGGCCTCTCCTCCCCTGGCACGGGTCACACCCacccccctcccacacacacacacacacacacacacccctcaccctCCAGCCCACGGGATTTCAAATGCACGTGTATGTGGCTTGTTTCCAGGGCTTCAAGGATGGCGGTTGTCCTGATAGTAATATGATAAAATAGAATACTTAAAGAAGGAAAACTGCGTTTTCTTTTTAGGCCAATTTGGAATTCGGATTCCTGAGTCATTTATGTGTGAAACCCATTGGGTGGGGCTGAAAGAAAAGTACTGGACCATTGCAGTCCTTTTTGTTGTCCTTTTCAAACTGCATGGTGCTCTGCACACCTCACCTGGAGCTGCAGATAAGCAGATAAGGCCAGTGTGCGGTGTGCAGGATGAAGCCTTCCTGCAGTGCAGCTGAGCACTCCCCAGGCCCACCCTCCTGCTTCTGCTGTCCTGCAGCTCTGTCCTGACCCCTCAGTCTTGCTTCAGAATAGCCAGAGAGGTAGTCCTTAGTAGAACTAAGAgcttcaggatcttagttccccaaccagggatcaaacctgggcccccagcagtggaagcgcacacagagtcctaaccactgaaccaccagggaattccccgatGCACCTCTTGACATTAGAAATCTACTTGCTAGCCGCACATTCCCAGGATTTCAGCGCCCTTGGACCCTTGGGGCCAGCGCCAAGGGCCCAGAGCCTGATCAGAACGCCTTGTTCTGACTCCCGGGCTCCTTTCCTTGTGAGGGAGGCTGGCCGGGACGATGGAAACCATGAGCGAGCGGTTTTTGGTGCGTTGTCAGCGTGCCTGCAGTGCCCACTCTGAATTTTGCTGGACACAATGGTTTATACTGGAGAGAACCCTTTGacgggaggaggaggcagcaagGCTGGGTGGAGGCATGCTGATAATTGTTCCAGACCCCGTGCGAGCAGGTGCTTTGCTTGACAAGAGGGTGACTAATTGTGTCATTAGAGTGTATTCTAACCGGCTTGAGCAGGGCTGCTGTATTCTTCCCAAGGAGCACCGAGGCCCTGCTGTTCTTGCTGCCCTCACCTGTGGTGTTGGCAGGTAGGGTTTGGACACGTGCTGATGTGTTAGCTTTGCTCCTGTGTTTAGGATTCTCTTGGGAACAGGAGATGCGTAGGGGCTATTCTCAGGCTGCCACTTGCTCTCAATCAGCCATGTTCCTACAGTGAACAGACTGGCCCCTTTTCATCCAGAGGCAGGTTCTGGACTGAAGTTTAAAATGTCCTTtacggacttccctggcagtccaggggttaagactccacatttccgcTGCAGGagcctggattcaatctctggttggggagccaagatcccgCATGCCAGGCAGTGCACTCgtgcggtgcagccaaaaattaattaatgaaaaatttaaaaagtcctttAGTAGTGCTCAGTCATCTCCTGATCTTCCAGATCACAGTGCTTCTGAAAGAAGTTTCTACAAGGCCTCTAGGCTGTCAGCAATATATCTAGGTAACGGGTTTCGTGGTGGCTTAAAAAGCAGCCGTTTCTGCCTCTCCCTGGGAGAAAGTGAGCCCTGTGAGGGTGAGTAGAGGTTTGAAGGATGAGGCGCCTTATGGAAGCTCACGTGTTGGGCACAAACTCGGAGTTGAACCTGATGCACTGCCCGAGCGGATGACCATGAGAGCTGAGGCTTGTGTGTCCATCCTTCGTCTCCACGTCCTGACCTGACATGATCCAGGCAACAGGAGAATTAAATCTGTTTTCCTCCCTTGGAGGTCTTGCCCTTCCCTTTTGGGTTCAGCTCTCCAGCCTCTTCTGAGCTATCAAGCCCCTGTGACTCCAACTGTGCATAAGGCCGGGGgccaggtgctggggacacaTATCAGCTGTTCCTGACTCCTCTGCCTTGCTGCCTGTGGGATTACCCTGGAAGAAGCTGCTAAGAAACTGTCCGGAAATGGACTTGGGCATTTTCAAGGGCGggtcccagggacttccctggtggagcagTAGCTgggactccgagctcccaatgcgggggcctgggttcgatccctggtcagggaactagatcccacatgctgcaactaggagttcaaatgctgcaactaagacccagtgtagccaaataaataaatattaggggagaaatggagaaggcaatggcaacccacttcagtactcttgcctggaaaatcccatgggcggaggagcctggtaggctgcagtctatggggttgctaagagtcggacacaactaagtgacttcactttcacgcattggagaaggaaatggcaacccactccagcgttcttgcctggagaatcccagggacgggggagccgggtgggctgccgtctatggggtcgcacagagtcagacacgactgaagcgacttagcagcagcagcaggggagaaaAAGAGCAGGTCCCAGTACTTTCTTCTGATGACCGTGCTGCCCCGTCTTGGAGAGCAAGCCAGAAGGCCCGCTGGGAAAAGTAACTCACGTCTGGGTTTGGGGCTGCCGTCAGCCAGCCTCGGGTCTGTCTGTCACTAAGGGAACAGCAGCAGTGGGAGAGCAGGAGGGCCCAGCCCCAGCCTGGCAGAGCAGCACTTAActcacctctcccctccccctgctttTTCCATTAACCAAGCCCCTTCTAATCCAATCATCTTCCTTCCTGGCGAGGCCTGGGAGGCCCCGGGGCAGCTGCTGCCCAGGCTCACAAAGCTGATTATTGAGAAGCATCCAGAGCCCAGGGAAGCCGCTGTGCACAGCGGAGCGCTGTGCCTGTGGGTCATGGGGAAGCGACCCCAAGATGCAGGAGAATCGAGTCGCATGAAGGCCCTGGATGGGCTGGGAGGCTGAGCAACTGCTGAGGGAAAGGGGGTTAGATCAGGCAGGCCAGGGAGGCTGAGCGGAGAGCAGTGTCGTATTATTAAACTGCCTGTCATTTCTCTGAGGGATTAGTGTGGAAGTGGGAAGGGATGGAGGCGGGCATGCCCACCGTCACAAAGAATTATGGGGAATGATGTCAAGAACAAAAGCTGGTCCCTTGTAAGGCCAGGAAGCAGTGCTTTCCGGTGCTGAGGTcgtttagtcgcttcagtcgtgtccgactctttgcgactccatgaacagtagcccaccaggcttctctgtccattggatcttccaggcaagaatactggagtgggttgccatttctttctctaggggatcttcctgtcccagggatcaaacccatgtctcctgcattggcaggcagattcttcagcactgagccacctgggaagctcacaagGTACAGGTTAAGATTTAGGATTTGCAGACCTCTCACCTAACGGAGACATGGATTCCAGCAGGGCTGTATCATAGGATGCCAAACAGTGGTCATGGACAGAGAatcaaagtcactcagtagtagaGGGGTCGAATCGCTCTCTCTGAGCCAGGACTCAGGCATCCTGGTGCTCAGGCCCTCAATCTGCTCAGAAATGGAGAAGGGACTTCCTTAAGGCTGCTGGGCAATGCAGCAGGCAGGGAGATGCTTAGagattaaaggagactaaagagacagGAAAGACAAATGAAATACCTGGTCCTTGATTGGATTCTGGATGGGGTGGGAAgctataaagaatattttagagATAACTGGATCAAGTTTCAAATGAATGATTTATTAGATCATTTTGTTGTATCAATGCTCACTTTCTTGAGCGTGATGCCGGCATTGTGATTATATAGAAAAATGTCCTTGTTCTTAGGAAGATGCATGCTGAAACATCTAGGGATAACATGTCATGATTCAGATAgttacacacccacacacacgtacacacacacacgtcatgGGTGTGTATGGAGAGAGAATACAGAGATGGAAAAATGTTAACAGTTGGTGAATCTAAGTGGAAGGGTATAGGAGAGTTCATTGTATTATTCTTCTCTGTAGGTTTGGGACTTTCCAACatccagtgctgggaaagaaggAACCTGATGGGGAATTTCTCAGGAAAGGGCTTGGTGTTTCAGGCACTCTGAGGGTGCCGATTTGATTGAGCtgcacagcctcctctgtctgcccTCACCATGCAGCTGGGCCCCTGTTAGCCTTTCTGACGGACGTTATCTTGCTGTTGGGCCCATCTTAATACCAGCCTTGTCACCACAGGTCTGTCCCCCAGGGAGCTGCAGAGCCCCTAGCCTTCTCAGAATGACCGAGAAGGTAAATCCCATCCCCCATCATCTGTCCTgacctttgttaatttttttttctttgttgtattttcttttctttttctcttttgtgtccTGAGCTTTGTGATGTCAATGTAGCCCCACTTTCTGTTCTCCTAACAGAAGTCTATTTAGTGGGTGGCCAAACAGGTATCTGGCAGTTGTTCATACCACTTTGAGTCTTGTCCTTTGGGCCTCTCAGGCTCCTATAACACAGAGTACTACTATAGATTggacttcactggcagtccatTGGCTAAGAATCCATGTTTCCACCATAGgcggtacaggtttgatccctagtcagggaactaaaatcccgaATGCCCTgtggagtggccaaaaaaaaaaaaaaaaatcattaaacaacagacatttatttctgccaGTTCTGAAGTTTgaggagtccaagatcaaggtaccagCAGATTCGGTTCCAGATGAGAACCCACTTCCCAGCTAGCTGactgctgtgtcctcacacagcACAGAGAACACTCACTCAGGTGTCTTCCTCTTCTACTAAGGGCCTAATCTCATCATGGGGCCCCAAGGTCATGACCCCATTAAACCCAATTGCctctcaaaggccccacctccaagtGGGGGTTCAGAACTGGGGTTCATATGCTGAACCCCCAGTTCAGCATATGAATTCTGGGGGATACAAAAACAATCTGCAAtggatctagtggttttctgggggtggagggacagaaataatccaaatgttaGCAAATTGGTGGAAGTAAGTAAGGGAAAAAAGCTGAACACAAAACTGGAATaatgggacttcctggtggtccagtggctaagactccacattcccaatgcaaggggcccaggttccatccttggtcagggaactagatcccccatgcacAATGAATATCaaagatccagcatgccacacgcaactaagacctggcacagccaaataaataaacataaatattaaaaattaaaaaaaagatcatgggaATAGTCTCTGCACAATAATTACAACAATGTacatcaacagaggatgagatggttggatggcatcaccgactcaatggacatgagtttgagtaaagtccgggagttggtgatggacagagaagcctggggtgctgcagtccatggggtcaaaaagagtccgacatgacagagcgactgaactgaacatcaacaaAACAAGATGACGCAGAAGGCTGAAAGCAGAGTTCAACATTAAGTCTTGTAAAAGGGTATGTTTTGTAAAGTTCTTTGAaagcaaaagttgctcagtcccatggaactctttacgacctcacagactgcagcctgccagactcctctgtccatgggattttctaggcaagaatactggaatgggtagcaattcccttctccaggggatcctcccgacccagggatcaaacccagctctcccgcattgcaggcgggttctttactgtctgagccaccaggggagcccaaagtTCTTTAAGcccataatttaatttttttcatatgagAAAGAAATTGGGGCTTTCCTAATAGctaaattttgttctttctttcagcGATAGAGTTTTGTTTGCATGTGAAAAATGTAGCTGTCAGTTAAAATTTTTCTGCTTAATGGGAAAAGTAAATTCCTAAAGAACAtaccttaaggaaaaaaaaaaaagtgcctggcTTCAAAGAGTTAGAAATAAAACATTGAGCGTGCTCACTTTTAGACAGTTTCTCTTCTGTAGTCCTTTCCTTCCCAGACTACAACGTGGAAGGGCTGAGACCAACTTAGACCTCCGGTGGACATTTTTTCTGAGAAATGCCAAGTCCCTAGTGGCCAGAGCATTTCTGGAACAACCTGAGTCTGACCACGCTCGGTTTTGCCCTTGTTGAggatagataaatggaacaggaGTCCGGAAACCCCCTCCTATCAGGCCCTGATGCACAGAGCCACTGGCTGCCCTTCTGATACCTTGCTGCTTGGTCCGAACCAAAAAGGAAGGCTGGGATGCTGATAGCAATCATTCCTTCTCTCTCGCCAGGGAGGTGGGCGCATGGGTCCCTTTCTGCTGGCTGCAGTGAATGGCTAAAGAATAGCCAATGAGATTGAAGGCCTGAAGGAAATCAAAATGCAAGAATTCAGGGAACTTGCTTATCTAGTATTTTTGCCTCTGAATAGCCCTGGAGACTTGGGGAAGCCATTTAACTTTGGGTATGAGTTTTCCCATCTACAAAACGGAGGGGTTGAGCTAAAAGGAGGTCTGCAGCCCGGGACTGTTTGCTTTCTAGCCATCAGCTCTTGTTTCATGACCTGGGTAGCaagcgtgtgtgtgcgtgtgcacgtgtgctTATTTGGCAGTGTCGAGTCTTAGTTCTGGCGCTCAGAGTCTTAGTTGGTCACGTGGGATCTTTCGCTGGTCACGTGGGATCTTTGGTTGCGGCacgtggactctctagttgtggcacttgggcttacttactctgctgcatgtgggatcttagttccccgaccaaggatcgaacccaagttccctggcattgcaaggcagattcttaaccgctggaccaccagggttgTCCCTGTTTAATCCTCGAAGACGTTGCTAACCATCTGGCTGACACAGCCCTGAGCCTGGCCTCAGCAAGGGCCTAATTCTGTGACCTCGGCATTAACGCTTTCCCGGCCAAGTTCTTACTTGCTGAACACTCAGAGTCTGCGATCAATCTCAGGACAAGAAAATACCTCTGGCCCAGTGGCCTCCTATGAAAATCAGTAAGCCTACTCTAGGGTCAGACAGTCCTTTATCTTTATTCCTCATGATCTAAAACTGGTTTCCCTTCCTTGGGTAGAGATCTTAAATGCTGGCCATCTGTGTTCTGTTATTATCCTTGGAGttagtcatgctcaaaattcttcagccTGGCTTTCCCCAACACAATGATCTCATTTCTTCTGACCCTCTCGGATTTGGTCAGTATGATTTAGTCAGACTGATTTGATCGGTCCCTTGGTTTTCCTCCGTGTCCTTGACCTTCTCTGTTAATCCTGAAATGTAGAGACAAGAATTCAACCTAATTCTCACTGATTGAGGGTCTGGTAGATGCCTGATTGCTACCTCaggggtttttgtgtgtgtgtgtgttttttttttttttaatgaagctttTGATGTCC
The DNA window shown above is from Bos javanicus breed banteng chromosome 19, ARS-OSU_banteng_1.0, whole genome shotgun sequence and carries:
- the MXRA7 gene encoding matrix-remodeling-associated protein 7; this translates as MEAPAELLAALPALATALALLLAWLLVRRGAAASPDPPEPAPPEPTPPAEASVKPAPPGPCAAEPAAAPEGPLEPAPPDEPEAAPAEAEEQAAEERQEAEQELDGEEGSPQAGPEEEDGGEAFSFKYSPGKLRGNQYKKMMTKEELEEEQRVKKEQLAAIFKLMKDNKETFGEMSDGDVQEQLRLYDM